The Novibacillus thermophilus genome segment ATCGGTCAAGAGCTCGTTCAATTTGATGGACGATACGAAAACATTGTATCTTCACTTCTCGGGAACGTCGTCATCGCGCGGAAACTGGCGGACGCAAACCGAATCGCCCGTCTGTTGCGATACCGTTACCGGGTCGTCACACTGGACGGAGACCTCGTCAACCCCGGCGGTTCCATGAGCGGGGAAGTGCCCAGAAGCGCAGCCACAACTTGTTAGGGCGTAAGCGTGAACTGGAAAGTCTGGAAAAGAAAATAGAGGCATTACAAAGGGAGAAACACAAACTTGAAAAAGACGTAGAAAGATACCACCGCGAAAAAGATAGAATCGAAAACCAGTTGGAAGAGGTGCGTTCGCAAGGTGAGACGTTGCGACTGGAAGAACAGAAGCTGAGCAGCCAGCTGGAGCACAAGCGTTCTGAATGGGAGCACAGTGTGGAACGGCTAGAGCGACTCAAAGGTGAGGGGAGCCGCGCTGAGGCTGAGGCAGATCGGTTCAGACAGAAGCGTGCTGACATTGAGTCCCGCATCGAGGCGAACGCTGAGAAGGCACAAAAACTAAACGCCGAACGCGAGCGCCTTGAACAGGTCATTGCCGCCGAGAGGCAAGAAAAAGAGGCGGAGACAGGTCACGTGACCGAGTTAAAAGTCAAACTGGCGAAACACTTGCAGGAGCAAGAACACTTGTTAGAGAACGCTCAACGGTTGGAAAATGAGAAAAAAACGGTGGAAGAAGAACTGCGTGTCTTGGCCGAACGCGTCGTCGAACTGGAGGAGCTCTATCGTGAGAACGACGCAGAAAAAGCAAGTTATGCGCAAAAAATCCGTTCACTGCACGAGGAAAGGGAAAACATTCGCACCGAGCTCGAGGAGTTACGGCGCAATCGGTCGAAGCGGCAAAGCGAATTGAACGAGAGCGACGCTGTCTATCGCCAGCACCGCCAAACGTTGCAAGACGCGGAAACGAAGCGCCACAAGCAAGAGGTTGTCGTCAATCGGCTCGATGTGGAGCTGAACAATTTGCTCAACGCTTTGGGTGAACAGTACGAAATCAGCTATGAACGGGCGAAAGACCGATATCGTGTTCCGGACGACCCAAAGGCGGCCGAAACAAAAGTGAAACAGCTTAAGGAGCGCATAGCGGCGCTCGGAGAGGTCAACTTAGGTGCTGTTGAGGAGTACGAGCGCGTCAGCGAACGCCTGGCATTTTTAGAAGCGCAGCAACAAGACTTGCTGGAAGCCAAAGCAGCTCTGTACCAAGTCATCGACGATATGGACCGCGAAATGGCGGAACGGTTCGGGACGACCTTTCAGGCGATCCGACAGCAGTTTCAGACAGTGTTCGCTGAGCTGTTCGGGGGCGGCCGGGCAGACTTGAGGTTGACAGATCCGGACGCACTCCTTGAGACCGGTGTCGACATCGTCGCTCAGCCGCCTGGCAAGAAACTGCAACACTTAAGCCTTCTCTCCGGAGGCGAACGGACGCTCACTGCCATCGCCTTGCTGTTTGCCATTTTGCGAGTGAAGCCCGTACCGTTTTGCGTCTTGGACGAAGTCGAAGCCGCTCTCGATGAAGCCAATGTGGTGCACTTCGCCCGCTATTTGCGCCAATTCAGCAAAGAAACGCAGTTCATCGTCATCACCCACCGCAAAGGGACAATGGAAGCCGCCGATGTGCTGTACGGCGTGACGATGCAGGAGTCGGGAGTGTCGAAGCTCGTCTCGGTCAAGTTGGAAGGCGGGGCCGAGGAAGTGGCGGCAGCAGCCGAATGAACCATAGAGCGGCATCCGACAACTCGCGAGAAGCATCATCGCGTTAAAGGTGACAGATGGGGGACAATGGTGTCGTCGACCAAGAAAGCTGAAAGAATTTGTCAGCAACGTAACATTTAGTACTTGAGGGAGGAAGAAAGGTGAGTTTTTTTCAAAAACTGCGGGACCGCGTCTCGCAGAAGACGGAAACGGTAACGTCCAAGTTCCGGCAAGGGTTGACGAAGACGAGCCAATCGTTTGTCGGAAAAGTGGAAGCACTTGTGACGGGGCGCCGCAAAATTGACGAGGAATTTTACGAAGAACTGGAAGAAATACTGATTGAAGCGGATGTCGGCGTCATGACGGTGATGGAACTCGTCGACGAGTTGCGCTCGGACGTGAAGGAACGCAAAATTGAAAATCCGACAGAGTTGAGGCCTCTCCTGTCAGAGAAACTGGTCGCGTTGCTAGAAGACAAGGGAGAAAAGGCAGATCTGAACGTCAACGCCGAAGGCCTGACCGTGTTGATGTTCGTCGGCGTCAACGGCGTCGGTAAGACGACGACCATCGGCAAAATGGCCCACAAATTTAAATCAGAAGGCAAGCGGGTGTTGTTGGCCGCCGGCGACACGTTCCGCGCCGGCGCCATTGAGCAGCTAGAAGTGTGGGGCGAACGGGTCGGGGTTGACGTCGTTCGCCACCAGGCGGGTTCTGATCCCGCTGCTGTCGTGTTCGACGCCATACAGGCGGCCAAGTCCCGCGAAGTGGACGTATTGCTGTGCGACACTGCCGGTCGGCTGCAAAATAAAGTCAACTTAATGAAAGAGTTGAACAAAATCTACCGCGTCGTACAGCGTGAAGTGCCGGGTGCCCCCCATGAAGTGCTGCTCGTGTTAGACGCGACCACTGGTCAGAACGCCCTTAACCAGGCCAAGACGTTTAAAGAAGCGGCGGGTGTGACGGGGATTGTGTTGACGAAGCTGGACGGGACGGCGAAGGGCGGCATCGTTATCGCTATCCGCCATGAGCTGGATCTCCCGGTGAAGATGGTGGGCCTCGGCGAAAAAGTGGACGACTTGCAGCCGTTTGACGCCGAAGAATTCGTCTACGCTTTATTTGATCCGCTCCTTGCCGCACAAGACGATACTGACAAGTAAAAATGCTTGACACATCGTATTTGTTGGCGTATAGTATGTTGTGTCAACTGTCATGGGGATGAGCGAATGCTGGACAAAACGACGACGTTCAACTTGCTCTACGACTTTTA includes the following:
- the ftsY gene encoding signal recognition particle-docking protein FtsY; translation: MSFFQKLRDRVSQKTETVTSKFRQGLTKTSQSFVGKVEALVTGRRKIDEEFYEELEEILIEADVGVMTVMELVDELRSDVKERKIENPTELRPLLSEKLVALLEDKGEKADLNVNAEGLTVLMFVGVNGVGKTTTIGKMAHKFKSEGKRVLLAAGDTFRAGAIEQLEVWGERVGVDVVRHQAGSDPAAVVFDAIQAAKSREVDVLLCDTAGRLQNKVNLMKELNKIYRVVQREVPGAPHEVLLVLDATTGQNALNQAKTFKEAAGVTGIVLTKLDGTAKGGIVIAIRHELDLPVKMVGLGEKVDDLQPFDAEEFVYALFDPLLAAQDDTDK